A region of Halopiger xanaduensis SH-6 DNA encodes the following proteins:
- a CDS encoding thioredoxin family protein yields the protein MTEPTASEPTDGQLLRKPIALNDAAEYESLLEDHDLVLLEFVTSGCGICASMEPVLGTVARSAPGAVATVNAGLVPDLAAEFGVQSVPTLVVLRNGEEVARFDDGFQPAESLVDALEAHAAE from the coding sequence ATGACCGAACCGACCGCTTCGGAGCCAACCGACGGCCAGTTACTGCGAAAACCCATAGCCTTGAATGACGCCGCCGAGTACGAGAGCCTACTCGAGGACCACGACCTCGTCCTCCTCGAGTTCGTCACGTCCGGTTGCGGCATCTGTGCGTCGATGGAGCCGGTGCTCGGGACTGTCGCACGTAGCGCGCCAGGCGCCGTGGCGACGGTGAACGCCGGCCTCGTTCCTGATCTTGCCGCCGAGTTCGGCGTTCAGAGTGTGCCGACGCTCGTCGTCTTGCGAAACGGCGAGGAAGTCGCTCGTTTCGATGATGGTTTTCAGCCCGCCGAATCGCTCGTGGACGCGCTCGAGGCGCACGCAGCCGAGTAA